The Alnus glutinosa chromosome 1, dhAlnGlut1.1, whole genome shotgun sequence region aagaaagagaaactaACTTTAATGGGTACATCAGAACGCAAGCAGGCTTTGCAATTGCAAATTCCACGGCATACTGGACAAGCCTCAGCAATAAAATCCTCCACCATATAAGGATACCTATGCAACAAACACAAATAATATTcacaattacaaaaacaataacagCAACTAGAAACAGAAGCTCATGCATTTTATGAAACCGTGTAATTCACAATGGCTGGCTCATTTCAAGATTAAAGCCATAATTTCTTACCTAAGTGTAATCAACCAAGATCACTTCAATTCAAATTGCCAAGACTACTAATACAAGTTAACCACACCTATTTGGACATTGAACAAAACCTCCATACTATAAATAAATCTTCAAGAAAGAATGGCAGCCTGGCAAAACTGACAGAAACAGAAGAATTAAAAACAGATAaagataaatttatttttggtaactTGGACTCTGATAAACAGGGgaggacacacacacacacacacacacacacacacacacacacacacacacatatatatatatatatatatatatatatatatatatatatatatatatatatatatatatatatatatatcggaaatCTTTCACAAAACAAACATTCTGAAGTTTAAATCTTTCACTAAAAGACAGGAGGAGGATGTCATCTTAGGATTTGCccattaaagaacaaaaaacgtGAAGTAAAGTGGCACGATACAAATCAACAAGCTGCtacaaagagatagagagaaaacataagaaatataaacaaactatttaagcaaaaaagaaaagaaatgtgtTACCATCTAGTCAAGCAGGGGATACAATATCGTTTCCTCTTACAAAGCTTGCACCGAACAACCCGGCCATTATCATTCCTCTGGCACTGATGGCACATTAAGGACTTCTCTTCAATCCACTGTTGAAAATCCAAAAGTCAGAAACAGAGCAACAAGTTGATGTCACTGGAAATAACAATGAAATTACCTTTTGAGTCcacttatttattttaacaatgtCTTTGTTTTGAACCTTCTCCTTTGTATTGGCAACATTGGTTTTCTTCCTTGGCCTTCCACGAAGCTTTTTATCTCCATCAACTTTCTCGGCAGATGAAGTGTGGTTTTGCACTactttcatcttcttccttccaCGCTTCTTCACCACAACCtgttcttcatcatcatcacctTCATCCCTGCTTTCGTCATAATCCACCTTCTTGGCGGGCCTATTTCTGAGTCTCTCTTTCACAGGAACCAAACCTTCATACACAGAACCACCTTTACCCTTCTCCTCAGCCCCCGAAACCCGGTTTCCCTCCACTTTCCCCTTCTTCCGACCCCTCCGACCGGGCCTCTTCACCCCCTCCTCCGCAACGTTCTCTTCCATTTCTTTGCCGTCGTTTCGCTTTTCCAGGTCCTTCACCGCTTCCACTCCTCCTTCCCCCTCTATCTCAGCACCGCCATTACTGTCTCTCGCTTTCTCCGCGTTCTTCCGCTTTCGACCACGCGCCATCACCAAGAATCAGCGACTTCGAGACGAAGATCGAGGTAGTAGTAGCAAAAGAGCGTGTGTGTTGAACTGGTTTCGAAACAGTGGGGGTTAAttgtttatttagtttatttataGAAAGCGGTTTGGGGGGAAACTCCGGATGGGATTTTGAATGTTTAGCGCCgagataattaattttttttagctttattTACTGAATTAGGGTTTTCGAGAATAGAAACGGTGGGTAGAAGCAGGATTTTCCTTTACGGTGGGTAGAAGAACCAgtgtaaattaatttaaaagggAACAACATATTTTGTTATCAGCCTTGTTTTGTAATTGTAAGGGAGGGTAAGAATCGGAAGctatagatgtgatataaagtaaaaaaaaattgaaaatgaaaatgaaaaaattttgtattataataaatttttttatttaaataataataaaaaattattgatgtaatataaaattaaaatggttcgaagttgattttttaaaaaaaagtgaaaaggagagagagagagaggggggcttctttatttcttttacaaaaCAAGCTCAATTTGTGTTATGTGAACCTACTATTAATGTTATCATATCAAGCTTTCATCGAAGGACGAAAGTAGAAGCTTTTGGCAAAGAAATCCAGGAAGGTGAGGCTACAATTTCTTTCGTGCGCCAGCATATGTCAAAGCatgagtaattttaaaagtctttTGGTGAGTTATTTTTATGTTCCTATAAAaatgaagtgacttttaaatttattatatgatcaaaatttaatagtgaccAATCATAAgttaaatggtgattttacaTGCCACctcattattttaaaaacacgAAAATGACACAGAATTTCGAGCATCACTCCTATTAGACTGCTTcaaatatatttcatattatctgtaacaagaaaaagatatttcatatttttcagaaaaatacggaacaaacggagcattgagctcaaaatattttattaacgtTCCTATGATAATATGGATTCTTATCATTCTAAGAAACCTCAACAAATTTTCTTCTGATGAAATGAGAAGAATAACCTAGAATGTAACAGGAAAATACGGGACAGACCACTAACCAAAAAACAACTGAAGTTAGCAGCCACACAACCCAAATCAAGCAAGTAGCCAAGCTATTCTCACCACGTAAGTGTTACAAGCAACAAACCGTGAGTCAGAAACACTAAGAGCTTGTTTGGAATTGTctttaaaagcttaaaaaatacttttcatacATAAAAAGATTTGGAAAGCAAAAATTAGTCTGTTCGgtaaaaacttttaaaagtaCTTTTTTGACACTTTTGCCCTataaaaacaccaaaatgcacttttgaaaataaagcttttttctcaaaaactcttttttacTATAAAACTCTGTTTCCAACACAATCTCATACAGATCTAAAAACAACCACCATATCTAAAGGAGCAGATCATCGTAGAAGAAGTGGCTTGGTGAATTAAGGAAGACCACAGCATACAGTCACAATCGATTCCTCTTTAGGTTCTCATACAGTAAATTATGACTTGATGCCTAGCTCACGTACCTAGCTCCCACAAAGCCATTCATAAAGGTATTAAAGCTAAAAGCGAACAAAGTTAAatctaacagaatctgttagtTCTAATGGGGTATTAAAACCATTTTGCAAATATTTGGGTATGATTGTTAACGTGATTTTgcgataattttttttttttttttggtttgaaaaaaatgctATAACGTGATGATATAGAGAAGAAAATAGTTTAAATATTTTGAGTGTTGTGTTGTAAGttgtttgtttatatatttgttcatacccCCTACTTTTATCCCCTAAAGCAGGCTTTGAAAACCCGGATCagtattaattttgatacaatAGTGTTTTTAACTTTATGTCATGTTTGGGAGAATAAAAAGATGGTATATGGGGTTACTCTTgttctaaattaaaaaacaaaaacaaagacatTTAACATACATGACCCATATCTCCAGCAGACATTTCACAAACTTTCCAATGACttgtttaaacaaaatattaaacacAGCAGCAATAATGATCATCAAATTTAATCTTTAACCAAAACTGATATCATAAACAGCGATCAGAAACAACTTGATTTTTTGCTACACCAACATTAGACATTAGACTAACAGAACAAACTGAAGAATTATCCGATTGTATCTTTCAAGCTCCAACAAGATTGAAAAGCAAAccagaataaaataaaaccaacaaaatgCCTTCAGAAAAGAGAAGTTCCTTTCCCCTTCTTATCTCCACCAATTTCAAAATGCTTGCACCTCTGCAAATACAGGTCAACGACCAAGCATTAGCAAAAAGCAAGAAACAAGGAAGGCAAAGAAGAAATGCAATCACTAACCTTGATTGCGTGCTGGGACACATGCTTGCAACTCTGGCACTGCAACCTCAGAACAATCTTCTTGGTAGTCTTAGCCTGTGGAGCAAGAGAGGGAGAGCAGAAAAATAAgtcaatatttaaatgattcaattttaattttcataaatttctaATAAAAATGACACAAACTATAATTTAATTCATCTCCTAATGGTACAAGAATAATTCTAGACACAATTCATGCAAGGTAAAAAAGTGAACATTAAATTTACACCTTTTTGTGGAAGACGGGTTTGGTCTGTCCTCCATATCCAGATTGCTTGCGGTCATACCGCCGCTTTCCCTGAGCAGCAAGGCTATCCTTACCTTTCTTGTACTGCGTAACCTTATGCAAGGTATGTTTCTTGCATTCTTTGTTCTTGCAGTAGGTCTTCTTTGTCTTAGGAACGTTCACCTGCAAAACACAGGACATCATTAGATTTAAAGGgtggggaggaaaaaaaaaataaggactGAGAGCATTACAAAATAAGCtaaaatcacaatcacatcCCAAAACTTTAAAGCAGCACAACatagtacaaaaaaaaataccaagaaaaaaaaatacaataacagTATTAAGCTACTATACCAGTTTATAAGCTCCCACATATTATCTCCATCTAGAACCAGTTTCATGTTAGAAGTAAATCGAAAATCATAAAACATTTAAGTAACACGGCCATAAGAAATCACTCAAACAACACCatcataaattattttgaattctTTTCAACATGATTAGCACTCTCAGTTCAGGGCAAAGTCATCCACTACTTTCATAAAAATTTTATCAAGTAATTCTCGTGGTTTTAAAACATCTTGAATAGCACCCTTTTGGCACTATCCTCTAAATTTGGCTAACATCTACGCTCCTagttcaatttaaaatttaggaaCACTCTTCCAGTTAAACTGTTCACATAACACAAGCCTTTTTTAAGTCATGTCTGACACTGTATCAGCAATCAGAGCATACCCCCAGGATACCTCCAACATTCTTATTCTAAAATCCATCCTTGCAATGCTATCTTCTAAGC contains the following coding sequences:
- the LOC133870631 gene encoding large ribosomal subunit protein eL42, whose translation is MCCLFVHRRGFSEQRRPQLFAMVNVPKTKKTYCKNKECKKHTLHKVTQYKKGKDSLAAQGKRRYDRKQSGYGGQTKPVFHKKAKTTKKIVLRLQCQSCKHVSQHAIKRCKHFEIGGDKKGKGTSLF